GAATCATGAATTCCTGTCAGTCATCCCATACCGGTGCCAGCCCGTCAGGGTTCACTTCACGGCTGTTACGGTCCAGTTTGGCAATCTGCGCCATATCATCCGCATCCAGCTTCAAATCACGCGCCAGCAGATTGCTGGCCAGATTCTCACGCCTGGTTGAGGACGGAATCACCGAATAGCCAAGCTGCATAGCCCAAGCCAGCGCAATCTGCGCCACAGTGGCCTGATGCTTGTCAGCAATCTGTGCCAGAACCGGATCTTTCAGCACCTTGCCATAGGCCAGGGTCATATAAGAAGTGACGTGAATATCCTGTTCTTTCAGGAAAGCCGTCAGCCCGGGATTTTGCAAATATGGGCTAAGCTCGATCTGATTGGTGGCGATTTCACCTTTGCCAACCACATCAACAGCCTGTTTTGTCAGCTTGGTATTGAAATTGGAAATGCCGATCTGACGGGTAAGGCCCTGCGCCTTGGCCTCGGCCAATGCGTTCATATATTCAGGCAATTCAACGCCATTATCGGGTGCAGGCCAGTGAATCAGAGTCAGATCGACATAATCCGTGCGCAATTTGCGCAAGCTTTCTTTCAGGCTGCGGACAAGTTTATCCTTTGCGTAATTGTCAATCCAGATTTTGGTCGTGACAAACAAATCCGGGCGCGCCACGCCGCTTTCCTCAAGCGCCTGCCCGACCTCGGCCTCATTTTCATAAATCTGTGCTGTATCAACAGCGCGATAGCCAAGATCAAGCGCGTTGCGCACCGAATCAATAACAGTCTGGCCGGTTAAACGGAAAGTACCGATGCCAAAAAGGGGAATATTCATGAAACAACTCCTGTCATCCGAAACAATAAAACAAGCTGTAGTTTGCAGGCTTTACATTTGCAAATAAAGTCATATATAAGACAAACTCTTTTGCATTTGAGTCAAAAATGAAAATAACCCTTGATGAATTACAGGCTTTTGTCGCCGTCGGGGATACCGGGTCTATCACCGCCGCAGCAGAGCAGGTGAATTTAACCGTTTCCGCGACAAGCCGCACGCTCAGCCGGCTTGAGGAAAAGTTACAGACAACATTGCTGCACCGAACCACACGGCGGCTGGAACTGACGGAAGAGGGAACAGCTTTTCTGCAACAGGCGCGCACTATCCTTGCCGCCGTTGACACAGCGGAAGAGCAAATGACAGCACGGCGCACACGGCCGGTCGGGCGGCTGCGGGTTGATGCGGCGACACCCTTTATGCTGCATGTCATCGTGCCGCTGCTCGACGGTTTCCGCAAGCATTACCCGGATATTGAACTGGAATTGAATTCCAACGAAGGCATTATCGATCTGATCGAGAAACGCACAGATGTGGCGTTCCGCATCGGGTCGTTAAAGGATTCAACCCTGCACGCCCGCCCTATCGGCAGCAGCCGCTTACGCATCCTGGCAAGTTCCGCTTATCTGGCACGCTATGGAACGCCACGAGAGCCGGCAGAGCTTGAACAGCATATGCTGTTGGGCTTCAACCAGCCCAAACTCCTGAACGAGTGGCCACTGCGTGAGAAGAACGGCACCCCCTTGCATATCAAGCCTGCCATTGCGTCATCCAGCGGTGAAACCCTCAGGCATATGGCGCTTGCAGGACTGGGCATTGTTTGCCTGTCAGACTTCATGACCTATGAGGATCGCCGCAGCGGACGGCTGGTGCAACTGTTCACCACGCAGACAGTTGATGTCCGCCAGCCTATCCATGCTGTTTACTATCGCAACACAGCGCTGGCATCCCGTGTTGCCTGTTTTGTCAATTATATAACCAAGGCGCTGGGAAAACAGCCATTTGATGAATAAACGGATGGTTTTACAACCGGAACGGCGCTGTGCTTTTTTGTCACACAGCGCCGTTTGTTTTGATCATTGGCCATCCCTTGCGGAAATTGCGTTAATCCAGTGCTTTCACAATGGCCTCAACCATCTTCTTGGCATCACCAAACAGCATCATGGTGTTATCACGAAAGAACAATTCATTCTCAACACCGGCATAGCCGGATCCCATGCCACGCTTGAGAAACAGAACCGTGCCCGCTTTTTCCACATCCAGCACCGGCATACCGTAAATCGGTGAAGCCGGGTCGGTTTTCGCCGCCGGATTGGTCACATCATTGGCGCCGATAACAAAGGCGACATCCGTGGTGGCAAATTCCGAATTGATATCCTCAAGCTCGAACACCTCGTCATAAGGCACATTGGCTTCCGCCAGCAGCACATTCATATGCCCGGGCATGCGGCCCGCGACAGGATGAATGGCATATTTGACCTCAACGCCCTCCTCTTTCAGCTTGTCCGCCATTTCACGCAAGGCATGCTGGGCCTGCGCCACCGCCATGCCATAGCCC
This is a stretch of genomic DNA from Candidatus Tokpelaia hoelldoblerii. It encodes these proteins:
- a CDS encoding Aldo/keto reductase (bhsal13940), producing the protein MNIPLFGIGTFRLTGQTVIDSVRNALDLGYRAVDTAQIYENEAEVGQALEESGVARPDLFVTTKIWIDNYAKDKLVRSLKESLRKLRTDYVDLTLIHWPAPDNGVELPEYMNALAEAKAQGLTRQIGISNFNTKLTKQAVDVVGKGEIATNQIELSPYLQNPGLTAFLKEQDIHVTSYMTLAYGKVLKDPVLAQIADKHQATVAQIALAWAMQLGYSVIPSSTRRENLASNLLARDLKLDADDMAQIAKLDRNSREVNPDGLAPVWDD
- a CDS encoding Putative LysR-family transcriptional regulator (bhsal13950), which codes for MKITLDELQAFVAVGDTGSITAAAEQVNLTVSATSRTLSRLEEKLQTTLLHRTTRRLELTEEGTAFLQQARTILAAVDTAEEQMTARRTRPVGRLRVDAATPFMLHVIVPLLDGFRKHYPDIELELNSNEGIIDLIEKRTDVAFRIGSLKDSTLHARPIGSSRLRILASSAYLARYGTPREPAELEQHMLLGFNQPKLLNEWPLREKNGTPLHIKPAIASSSGETLRHMALAGLGIVCLSDFMTYEDRRSGRLVQLFTTQTVDVRQPIHAVYYRNTALASRVACFVNYITKALGKQPFDE